From the Polynucleobacter acidiphobus genome, the window TGAGGAGCGGGTGCCGCCTTATTCCAAGGTTGGCCTTCAATCCTGACGGACTCGAGCCAATCACGTAAAAATTGCTTATCAAACGAGGGTGGATTGGATCCGACTCGATAGGTGTCAGCAGGCCAAAACCGTGAAGAGTCAGCCGTTAGGATCTCATCCATTAAAACTAGCTGTCCTTTAGCATCCAAACCAAACTCAAATTTTGTATCGGCAATGATGATTCCGCGCCGACGCGCGTAGTCTGCCGCTTCGGTATACAAACGAATACTGGTGTCCTTAATCTTTTTGGCTAACTCACTTCCAATGCGACGTTCAACCTCGGCATAAGAAATATTTTCATCGTGATGCCCCATCTCTGCTTTGGCAGCAGGAGTAAAAATAGGCTCTGGTAGTACTTGCGCATTTTGCATTCCCTTGGGCAAGGCAATTTCACAAACAGAACCGGTCTCTTGATAGTCTTTCCAGCCACTACCCGCTAAATACCCCCTGACAACCGCCTCAACTAAGATTGGCGTCAAGCGCTTGGCAACTACAGCCCGACCACGCACTTGATCAATCTCAGATGGGTCAACTACGGTCGCAGGATCAACACCGGTCAAGTGATTGGGGATGACATGGGCCAAATGAGAAAACCAAAAATTACTCATTTGATTGAGTACAACACCTTTCTCAGGAATGGCTTCCTGCATCACCACATCGAAGGCGGAGATACGATCACTCGTAATCATTAATAAATGATCCTGATCGATCGCATAAACATCGCGCACCTTACCTCGCGAGACTAATGGCAGCGAGGAAATTGAAGTGGTGTGTAATGCATTCATGATTAACGAACTTTAATAATTTTCAAGGTATTGGTGCCGCCAGGCTGATCCATTGGCTCACCGATCGTTAAAACAATCGTGTCACCTGATTTCACAACCCCTAACTTCTTTAAACGCTCTTCAACCTGCAGCAAAGCGACTTCACGATCAGCTCCTTTGCCAATACTAAAAGGCCTGACATTGCGATACGTGCTTAAGGCGCGCTGGGTTTCCACGCGACTAGTCAGTGCGAATATGGGCACTCGAATGTTATGTCGACTCATCCAAATCGGCGTTGAGCCAGAGTCAGTCAAAGCCGCAATTGCTGTGGCGTTGAGATGATGAGCTGTAAAGAGTGCACCAAGTGCGATCGCTTGATCAATCCGTTCAAAGCGCTGGTCCAAGAAGTCTGTGTCCAAGTGAACCACTTCGGATTTTTCTGCTTCGATGCAAATAGCAGCCATCTGCTCAATGGTCTTCACTGGGAACTGGCCGGTGGCTGATTCTGCTGAGAGCATCACCGCATCGGTGCCATCCAATACCGCATTCGCTACATCGCTCACCTCAGCGCGAGTGGGTACTGGGGCACTAATCATCGACTCCATCATTTGGGTCGCAGTGATCGTAAATTTATTGGCATCCAAGGCCATTCGAATCATGCGCTTTTGCAATGCAGGTACTGCCGGATTACCAACTTCAATTGCCAAATCACCACGCGCCACCATGATGCCGTCGCTCTCATCAATAATGCTTTGCAGGGCTTCGGTAACGATCGCCTCGGCACGTTCGACTTTTGCAATCAGGCGGGCTTTGCCCTTGCCATGCTTCGCACTGGCAGCATCGGCTAACTTGCGGGCATAAGCCATATCGGCCCCATCCTTGGGAAAGCTAATCGCTAAGAAATCAATCCCCATGGAAATCGCAGCATCTAAATCAGCAATATCTTTCTCGGTGAGAGCGGGTGCTGTTAAGCCGCCGCCAGCACGATTAATGCCTTTGTTATTCGATAAAGGGCCGCCGCTCTCTACCCGGGTGTAAATTTCTCCACCCTTGACTTGGTCGACTACTAAGACAATCAAACCGTCATTGAGTAAAAGTCGATCACCCGCCTCTACATCGTTGGGTAAATTTTTGTAATCCAGTCCCACCCGCTCTTCATTACCAAGCTCACAGTTGACGTCCAAAATGAAGCGAGCACCCTCTTGAAGAATGACTTTTCCATTGGCAAACTTACCCACCCGAATCTTCGGGCCCTGCAAATCAGCCATGATGCCCACTTCACGATCAAGCTCTTTCGATATCTGACGCACCAGGTCATAACGTGCCTGATGATCAGCAACGGTTCCATGTGAAAAATTAAGACGAACCACATTGAGTCCCGCACGAATCATGTCACGCAAGACCTCGGGCTTCTCGGACGCAGGCCCCAGCGTGGCAATAATTTTGGTAGCTCGTTGCATGATTACTCCTTCGCGCGCTCTGCAAGCACGGCAAATGCAGGTAGGGTTTTGCCCTCAAGAAACTCCAAGAACGCCCCGCCTCCGGTTGAAATGTAGTCCACTTGATTCTCGATGCCGTACTTTGCAATGGCGGCCAAGGTATCCCCACCACCAGCAATCGAGAATGCTGGTGAGTGGGCAATGGCTGCTGCAATCATTTTGGTGCCGCCTCCAAACTGATCGATTTCAAATACGCCTAAAGGGCCATTCCAAACAATCGTGCCGGCATGCGCCAACATCATCGATAGTTGTGCGGCTGTTTTGGGACCAACATCCAAAATCATGTCGTCTGGCGCCACTTCGTCGACAGGCACCCGATTGGCTCTGGCTAAAGGCGATAACTCATTGGCAACCACCACGTCCTCAGGAATTGGCACGCGTGCCCCACGCTTTTCCATGAGCGCAATAATTTCTTTAGCTTCATTCACCAAATCTGGCTCAGCCAGCGACTTACCAATATTGATACCTTTAGCCAATAAAAAGGTGTTGGCAATCCCGCCACCAACAATTAATTCATCAACTTTCTCGGCGAGCGACTTCAGAATGGTCAATTTAGTTGATACCTTAGAACCCGCCACAATGGCAACCAGCGGCCTTCTGGGTTCTGCTAATGCTCGACTCAAAGCATCGAGCTCAGCAGCCATTAGAGGGCCAGCACACGCGACCTTAGCAAACCGGGCAATACCATGCGTTGTGGCTTCAGCGCGATGCGCCGTGCCAAATGCATCATTGACGTAGACATCGCATAAGGCAGCCATTTTTTTGGCTAATTCATCCGTATTCTTTTTCTCACCCACATTGACCCGACAGTTTTCCAAAAGAACCAGATCGCCTGGGTTCAGTTCAAAACCACCGTCAACCCAATTGCTAATTAATGGAACCTTACGATTTAAGATCTCCGCAATGCGATGGGCAATTGGTGCCAAACTATCTTCCGCCTTAAACACTCCTTCGCTAGGCCGACCCAAATGAGAGGTCACCATCACCGCTGCTCCGCCATCCAAACACATCTGAATCGCCGGGATCGATGCCCGAATCCGCGTATCTTCGGTAATGTTGCCAGCCTCATCTTGAGGGACGTTCAAATCAGCACGGATAAATACCCGTTTACCTCTGAGCTGACCAGATGCTGCGAGATCGCTAAGGCGCTTTACATGAAGCAAAGTGGTGGACATAGACGATTAATTTTGGAGAAATTAGAGTATTTGAAGTGGGAGTTCCATTTTAGAGCCAGTAACGCACCAAACTAAACACCGTCATACCTAAAATAAGGGTTGGCAGCATCTGACGAGTCCAGAAGTAGGCCAAAAAACCTGCTAATCCACCCCAAAGATTGGGGGATTTCCAGTCCATTTGACTAATTTCAGCTGCTCCAGGGGGCAAAATCAGCTCAGGTGCCACGATGCCCACAATCGCCGCTAAGGGTGCATAGCGAATCGCTCGCAGAACCAACTCGGGCACCTGAACCCGTGCGCCCAAGAACACAAAGAAAGCCCGGGTTAAAAGGGTCACGAGGGCCATCCCCCCAATCAGTAAGGCAATCTCAAAAGAGCCTAAGGAGTCTGGCCTCATCGCATTGCCTTGGGTGAGCGGTCGGCCAAGATTCCAACTATGATGGCTGCCAAAATGGCAACCGTCAAATTCAGCTTGAGCGGCAAGCTATAGGTCAAGATAGCAACAATCGCGGCAACAATTGCTGCCCAACGGGCTGCTCGATGATCCAGCATCGGGACAATCACCGCAATTAAGGCCAAGGTCCCGGCAAACTCCATCCCCCAATCATCCGGAATTTGACTTGCCCCTAGGATGCCTAGAATCGAACCAACCTGCCAAATGCCCCAATTGCCAGTGGCAAGCCCATACATGAAGTAAGTGCGGTAATACGAATCGTTCTTCCGCTCGGACACCGCTTGCACCTCGGGAAAACGGCTGGTGTACATCAAGTACCCAAAATCCGCTGTGAAATACCCCAAGATGGCTCTGCGCCAAGCGGGTAAATGAGAAAAGTGAGCTTGCACGCCAATGCTAAAAATCACAAAACGCAAGTTCACGATGAATGCGGTGATCAGAATCGTAAAGACTGAAAATCCTGCCCCAATCAGCGGAAGTGCGGCAAGCTGAGCGGAGCCCGCAAAGACGAATAAAGTCATCCCCAGCGCCTGCTCGGTTGTCAGGGCCGATTTACCCATCGCTAACCCGGTCACCGCGCCCCAGCTAAAGATAGCAAGAGCCGAGCGTGACATGGTTTTCAGCCCATCACGCCAAGCGGATTGCTGTTGCTGGTTCCAGCCCGAGTAAGGTAATTTAGCAGTCAGGCGAGCGAAATCCATAGATGGGCTGATTATAGAAAGCCCGGCCAATTAGGCGGCAGACCAAGCGATTCCTCTGCTCTACAATAAGCTTCTAGGGCTAAATTGCATAAACAATCTGCAAGCCCGCCACAACATAAAGGTGCTAATGATGTCGATGTCTGACCGCGATGGAGTTATTTGGTTCGATGGCAAGATGGTCCCCTGGCGGGATGCCAATATTCATGTGCTAACGCATAGCCTTCACTACGGGATGGGTATCTTTGAGGGCATTCGTGCCTACAAGACCGAAAATGGCACGGCGGTGTTTCGCTTGGCCGAACATGTCAAGCGCCTCTTTAATGGCCTAAAGATTTTTCAGATGAAAATCGAGTACACCGAAGAGCAAATCGCCCAAGCCATTCTTCAAGTCGTGCGCGATAACAAACTGGCCTCGTGCTATATCCGCCCCATTATTTTTATTGGCTCAGAAAAATTGGGTATTTCGCCAACGGGCAATAAAGTGCATACGGCTATTGCAGCCTGGCAATGGGGTGCCTACCTTGGCGAAGATGGCATTAACAAAGGGATTCGGGTCAAAACCTCATCCTTTACCCGTCACTTCGTGAACTCTTCCTTAGTTCGCGCAAAAGCCTCTGGTTACTACATTAATTCCATCTTGGCACATCAAGAAGTGGCCGCTAATGGCTACGATGAGGCCCTCCTATTGGATACCGAAGGCTATGTCTCTGAGGGTTCAGGCGAGAACATGTTCATGGTACGCAATGGCATCGTCTTCACCCCTGATCTCGCGTCCTGTCTTGATGGCATTACCCGAGACTCGATCATCCGCATTGCCAAAGACCTAGGATTTGAGGTTCGAGAAAAACGCATCACCCGTGATGAGGTGTACTCGGCCGATGAAGCCTTCTTTACCGGCACCGCAGCTGAGGTAACCCCAATTCGTGAGCTGGATGATCGAACCATTGGCGATGGCAAACGTGGTCCGATTACCAAACAAATTCAGGATGTCTTTTTCGATACGGTATATGGTCGTAACGATCGTTATCGTGCTTGGTTAACCACTGTCAAATTTAGATTGCTATGAGTGATTTAAACGAACTGAATGCGGTCATGGTTCACGGCAATGACTTGCCGCTGCATTGTCCAACCAAAGATACTCCCGCCTGGAACTATCACCCACGTGTTTTTCTGGATATTTTGGCTACCGGTCAGGTGAAATGCCCCTATTGCGGCACTGAATACCACTTGATTACTGGCACCGAACCCCACGGCCACTGATATTGGCCCGAAACGGGGCTACGCTATGCCACGCATCCTCGTTATCGCCCCACATTGGATTGGGGATGCGGTTATGTCCTTGCCGCTCATCACCCTCATTCATACCAAGTTTCCCAATTGCAGCATCGATGTCCTGTGCACCCCATGGGTAGGCCCTATCTATCGCGCCTGTCCTGCAGTTAAAACAATCATTGAGCGTGATTTTCAGCACGGCGCCCTGCAGTGGAGCTTACGACGATCGACCGCGCGCGAACTAAAGAATCAAGGTTATGACATAGCATTTGTTTTGCCAAACAGCATGAAGTCAGCACTTATTCCATGGCTTGCAGGCATCCCAAAACGGATTGGCTACCAAGGTGAGTTTCGCTTTGGCTTGATCAATGTTTCGCTGCCCAATCCATCACGCCATGCGCGTACGCCCATGATGGAGCACTATGCAAAATTATTGGGTGGCGCGCTAGATCAAGCAAGCAATCTTCAAAATCTGCCATTCCCAAAATTAAGTATTGATCCAACTCTTGCCCAATGGGCAGCTAACAAGATCGATCAGATCGGCGGTAAGCCTCTTTATGTATTTGCTCCTGGCGCCGAATACGGCTCTGCAAAGCGCTGGCCAACAAGTCACTTTGCGCAATTGGCAAACCAGATTTTGGAGGGCAACCCCGACTCAAAAATTATTATTCTAGGCAGCCAAGCCGATCATGTGCTCGGCCAAGAAATTGTGCAATCTGCCAATCGATCTGATCGCATCCACAACTGGTGCGGTGCGATTCGCTTAGACCAATCGATGGCACTCATCGCACAATGCACATCCCTCATCAGCAACGACTCGGGTCTTATGCATATTGGTGCAGCTCTCTCGATTCCACAAATTGCTATTTTTGGTTCGAGCAATCCCAAGCATACGCCGCCCTTATCCCAAAAAGCCCAAATTATCTGGCTCGGATTAGACTGCAGCCCCTGCTATCAACGCACCTGCCCACTTGGGCATCTCAATTGCCTCAATCAGATCGATTCGCAACGCGTCTACAGTATGCTTACACCATTAAAGGCCCAATAAATAGCTTATGCCGCGCTTTGCACGACTCTTTCAGAACCCCGATGAGGTGATTGACGCCTGGCGTGAGACCCTGCGGCAAGGGGATGTCGAAGGAGCCCTTGCCTTGTGGCTCGATGACGACTCAATTACTTGTGTTCTACCAGAAGGTAATCGCTTAAGCGGTCATGCGGAGATTCGTGCGGGGCTCGAGCGGATGCTCGCAAGGCCTCTCTATTTAGAACCAATCGCTTGCATCGAGCACATCACCGTGAGTGCTGCAGTGTTTGATTCAATGGAAGCTGTCTATTTTAAGAATAAGCAAATCGAAGCCGACTTCATGATTAATATCACCTTGGTCCTCATGCAAGACGGCAAAGGCTGGCGCATTGCCCATTTACATGCCAGTCGTTCGCACGATGATGACTTTGAGTTTCCGAGCGATCAGCACGAGCTGCACTAACTCTTTTTTTGCTCTTTCTGCTCTTCGCGGTATTGATTCTGAAACACGCGCAATCGCGCATCAATCACTGATCCCAGATAAAAGTCATTACCGGCGGCCGAGCGTGCAATTTTGAGCTGCTCAATCGCTGATGGCCAAGCCCCTTCGGTGGCAAACTTCTCCGCAAGTGCGTAATGCCGCAAACCAATCTTTTTGTCTTGGTCATACGCACGCGCCAATAAATCCCACCAGATCGTCTCATTCGGCTGTGCTTTAGTCTTGGCTCGCAACAGAGCAATCGCCTCATTAGCCCGACCCAAACGCAGTTCCGCATTGACCGTCGCCACCGCTGCAGAAAATGAGAATGGATCTGCCTTGGCCGCATTTTGGGCATACTGCAAAGCCTCTTCAGGTCTACCTCGGGCAAGCGCTAACTCAGATGCCGTGTAATCAAACGATAAACTCTGACGCTGCACAGGTGAACCGGGTGCCAAGACATTTTGTGCCACGGCCCTAGCCTTTTGTAAAAAACCTTCAGCTTGATCAAAGCGCCCCTGGCGTTGAGCAACCAAAGCTAAGCCATAGAAGCCTTCCATTTGCTTTTCGGGGGCAGCTTGTTTACTCAAACTCTCAAATAAATTACGCAAATCAAATAAGCCACTGGTACTTCCACTCTGCTCGACGCGAGCTCTAGCTTTAATGAGATAAAACTCGAGCGCACTGGGTACCCGATTTTGTGCAACGGTCCTCGCCCGGTCTTGCATATCGGCAATTCGGTCGGTGGTTAAGGGATGGGTGCGCAAATACCCTGGCACACCACTATCCATGATTCCATAAGCCTTTTGCAATCGCTGAAAGAATGCGGGTGCGCCATTCACATCGTAACCACTCGCTTGCAAGATCTGAAAACCAATGCGATCGGCTTCGCGTTCTGCATCCCGCGAGTACGAGAGTTGATTCTGAATCGCAAGCGCCTGACCGCCGGTGATCAGGCCAGCAGCAGCACCGGGATTACTAGCCGCTGCCAATGCTCCAAGCACAATGCCAGCTAAGGCAATGATGGAGTTCGTGCCCTGGCGCTCTAAAGAGCGCGCTAAGTGACGTTGCAATACATGACCAATCTCATGACCCATCACCGAAGCAACCTCTGAATCGGTCTCCGCAGCAATTAAGAGCCCCGTATGAAAACCAATAAATCCACCGGGTAATGCAAACGCATTAATCGATGGGTCTTTCACCGCAAATACCTCGTAGTCATACGCCGCGCTGCCTTGGGCATTCGCTCCACCGAGTTGCAAGCGTCGTGCCGCTTGCATCAGCCGCCGCTCCATCGAATTAAGGTAATCGTAGATGGGCCAATCGTTTGAAAAATCCCGATCCCTACGAATCTCACGCATGATCTGCTCACCAATCTTGCGCTCATCTAAAGGGCTTAGAGCGTCCCCACCAGGATCGCCCATATCCGGCAAGACCAAGATGGGTTGGGATTGCAGGGTATTGCGGGAGGGTAAATTGGCTGAGCGTGCTTCCGGTGACTGAATCACCCGCCCAAGGTTCTCTTTGGCTGCGTTGTCTTGGGTGACCGATACCCCCGGCTGCTGTGCGAAGGAGGAGACACTTAAGACCCCGCTTAAGCACAAAGCAACGATTCGTTTTACTTGCTTCCCCATGCCTATATGGTAAAACCTCTTGTATGAACAAACTGACGCATTTTGATTCCAGTGGCCAAGCGCATATGGTCGACGTTAGCGATAAAGCGTCTACCCACCGGGTAGCCATTGCGACTGGCTGTATTCAAATGAATCCTAACACCTATGAACTGATTGAGTCGGGTGGTCATAAAAAGGGGGATGTCCTAGGTATCGCCCGAATTGCCGGAATACAGGCGGCCAAGAAAACAGCTGATCTCATCCCTCTCTGCCATCCAATTGCACTCACCCATGTAAGCATTGAGTTCCGATCCGATCAATCCAGCCACGCGATTTATTGTCAAGCCAGAGCCGAGACCACAGGGCCCACTGGTGTTGAAATGGAAGCGCTGACCGCCACCCAAATTGCCCTACTCACGATCTATGACATGTGCAAAGCCGTCGACCGTGGCATGGTCATGAGCGATATCAAATTACTTGAAAAGAGTGGTGGCAAATCAGGGGATTGGAAGGCGAGCTAAGCGCTCGCCCCAACTAGACGATTACTTACCCACGCGGCACTCAGCCGGCAAGAGCTTAGCGGGTAAGTTAGTTTGTTCCGATCGGCAGGACCAGCCACCCGACCAAGTAACTAAATTACTTTGTGACAGATCAATTGCGCGGGGTGAAGCAACATCTGGCTCATTGGTTGGAATCAAAATCAAACTGTTTTTGCCATCAGGCGCTACCGATGTTTGGTAATCAATGGCGATTGCCCCGCTTGGCAAGATCTCAATTTCTTTCACACTCCGCGTTGGGGTAAATGAAAAAGACTCTTGGGTAACCCGATCCATGGGGCTTGGTCCTTTGCTGGCGTATGCCTCGGTCACAGCCAATTTGGCACTCGAAGCTAGATTTAGTCCTTCTACCACTCGGCCACGAGCAATGTAATCCTGATACTGCGGCACAGCAACGGCAACTAAGATGCCGATAATGGCCACCACGACCATCACCTCAATTAATGTAAATCCCCGTTGATCGTCTTTGACTTCTTGATGTGTATGCATAAAAAATCCCCTCCTTGATGGACCTCTATCTTCGGACAGAAATCCATCGCAGAGGGGTTTATTGGTTGTCAGTAATCCTTGATTTTAATATCAGTGCTTACGCAGCTTTGGATTTACTTTTAGCACGACGCTTCATTAACTCACCAAAAGCCATCACAGCAACTGCGCCCGTGATACCAGCAATGGTGGAGTATCCGGCCATACCCTCGCCAAACTGCTTGACGATGGCAGGATCGGTCACCATCATGCCGCCAGCAATCCAGCCTAGAAGACCGGCACCCGCTGTCACAATCAATGGGAAGCGATCAATCAAGAACAAAACTACCTTACTACCAGCGATGATGATCGGCACAGAAACGATCAAGCCGAACACGACATAACCAATTTGATGGGATGCATCATCAACTTGTCCTGCGGCGCCAGCAATCGCCAATACGTTATCCAAGCTCATCACGATATCGGCAACGATGATGGTCTTAATTGCAGCAAACAACTTATCTGGAGCATCTAAGTTGTGCTCTTCCTCATCGTGCTGAACCATCAACTTGTAACCAATCCACAAGAGTAATGCGCCACCAACGAGTTTTAAGAACGGGATTTGTAGTAAGGTCACTGCAAACGCGACCAAGATGACGCGCAGAATAATCGCACCAGCGGTACCGTAAATGATGCCCTTCTTACGCTGATTTGGATGCAAATTACGACAAGCCAATGCAATCACAACAGCATTATCACCACCCAACAAAAGATCGATGATGATGATTTGAATCACGACCGACCAGTCAATCATTGCTAAAAATTCCATGTCTTCCTCTAATAGTTATAACTACTTACCCAAACACTTCGTTTCAACATCGCCTGCCATTACAACTGAATTCACAAACTAAATCATTGCTTTTAGTAAAGTCGCCATCTCAGAAGGGTTTTTGGTGACCTTAAAGCCACACTCTTCCATCACCGCTAATTTGGCATCCGCGGTATCAGCACCACCGGAAATCAACGCGCCCGCA encodes:
- a CDS encoding branched-chain amino acid transaminase — translated: MSMSDRDGVIWFDGKMVPWRDANIHVLTHSLHYGMGIFEGIRAYKTENGTAVFRLAEHVKRLFNGLKIFQMKIEYTEEQIAQAILQVVRDNKLASCYIRPIIFIGSEKLGISPTGNKVHTAIAAWQWGAYLGEDGINKGIRVKTSSFTRHFVNSSLVRAKASGYYINSILAHQEVAANGYDEALLLDTEGYVSEGSGENMFMVRNGIVFTPDLASCLDGITRDSIIRIAKDLGFEVREKRITRDEVYSADEAFFTGTAAEVTPIRELDDRTIGDGKRGPITKQIQDVFFDTVYGRNDRYRAWLTTVKFRLL
- a CDS encoding nuclear transport factor 2 family protein, which encodes MPRFARLFQNPDEVIDAWRETLRQGDVEGALALWLDDDSITCVLPEGNRLSGHAEIRAGLERMLARPLYLEPIACIEHITVSAAVFDSMEAVYFKNKQIEADFMINITLVLMQDGKGWRIAHLHASRSHDDDFEFPSDQHELH
- the waaF gene encoding lipopolysaccharide heptosyltransferase II, producing the protein MPRILVIAPHWIGDAVMSLPLITLIHTKFPNCSIDVLCTPWVGPIYRACPAVKTIIERDFQHGALQWSLRRSTARELKNQGYDIAFVLPNSMKSALIPWLAGIPKRIGYQGEFRFGLINVSLPNPSRHARTPMMEHYAKLLGGALDQASNLQNLPFPKLSIDPTLAQWAANKIDQIGGKPLYVFAPGAEYGSAKRWPTSHFAQLANQILEGNPDSKIIILGSQADHVLGQEIVQSANRSDRIHNWCGAIRLDQSMALIAQCTSLISNDSGLMHIGAALSIPQIAIFGSSNPKHTPPLSQKAQIIWLGLDCSPCYQRTCPLGHLNCLNQIDSQRVYSMLTPLKAQ
- a CDS encoding AzlD domain-containing protein, translating into MRPDSLGSFEIALLIGGMALVTLLTRAFFVFLGARVQVPELVLRAIRYAPLAAIVGIVAPELILPPGAAEISQMDWKSPNLWGGLAGFLAYFWTRQMLPTLILGMTVFSLVRYWL
- a CDS encoding AzlC family ABC transporter permease, encoding MDFARLTAKLPYSGWNQQQQSAWRDGLKTMSRSALAIFSWGAVTGLAMGKSALTTEQALGMTLFVFAGSAQLAALPLIGAGFSVFTILITAFIVNLRFVIFSIGVQAHFSHLPAWRRAILGYFTADFGYLMYTSRFPEVQAVSERKNDSYYRTYFMYGLATGNWGIWQVGSILGILGASQIPDDWGMEFAGTLALIAVIVPMLDHRAARWAAIVAAIVAILTYSLPLKLNLTVAILAAIIVGILADRSPKAMR
- a CDS encoding M48 family metalloprotease; this encodes MGKQVKRIVALCLSGVLSVSSFAQQPGVSVTQDNAAKENLGRVIQSPEARSANLPSRNTLQSQPILVLPDMGDPGGDALSPLDERKIGEQIMREIRRDRDFSNDWPIYDYLNSMERRLMQAARRLQLGGANAQGSAAYDYEVFAVKDPSINAFALPGGFIGFHTGLLIAAETDSEVASVMGHEIGHVLQRHLARSLERQGTNSIIALAGIVLGALAAASNPGAAAGLITGGQALAIQNQLSYSRDAEREADRIGFQILQASGYDVNGAPAFFQRLQKAYGIMDSGVPGYLRTHPLTTDRIADMQDRARTVAQNRVPSALEFYLIKARARVEQSGSTSGLFDLRNLFESLSKQAAPEKQMEGFYGLALVAQRQGRFDQAEGFLQKARAVAQNVLAPGSPVQRQSLSFDYTASELALARGRPEEALQYAQNAAKADPFSFSAAVATVNAELRLGRANEAIALLRAKTKAQPNETIWWDLLARAYDQDKKIGLRHYALAEKFATEGAWPSAIEQLKIARSAAGNDFYLGSVIDARLRVFQNQYREEQKEQKKS
- a CDS encoding phosphoglycerate kinase gives rise to the protein MSTTLLHVKRLSDLAASGQLRGKRVFIRADLNVPQDEAGNITEDTRIRASIPAIQMCLDGGAAVMVTSHLGRPSEGVFKAEDSLAPIAHRIAEILNRKVPLISNWVDGGFELNPGDLVLLENCRVNVGEKKNTDELAKKMAALCDVYVNDAFGTAHRAEATTHGIARFAKVACAGPLMAAELDALSRALAEPRRPLVAIVAGSKVSTKLTILKSLAEKVDELIVGGGIANTFLLAKGINIGKSLAEPDLVNEAKEIIALMEKRGARVPIPEDVVVANELSPLARANRVPVDEVAPDDMILDVGPKTAAQLSMMLAHAGTIVWNGPLGVFEIDQFGGGTKMIAAAIAHSPAFSIAGGGDTLAAIAKYGIENQVDYISTGGGAFLEFLEGKTLPAFAVLAERAKE
- a CDS encoding zinc-finger domain-containing protein, translating into MSDLNELNAVMVHGNDLPLHCPTKDTPAWNYHPRVFLDILATGQVKCPYCGTEYHLITGTEPHGH
- a CDS encoding phosphoribosylaminoimidazolesuccinocarboxamide synthase; its protein translation is MNALHTTSISSLPLVSRGKVRDVYAIDQDHLLMITSDRISAFDVVMQEAIPEKGVVLNQMSNFWFSHLAHVIPNHLTGVDPATVVDPSEIDQVRGRAVVAKRLTPILVEAVVRGYLAGSGWKDYQETGSVCEIALPKGMQNAQVLPEPIFTPAAKAEMGHHDENISYAEVERRIGSELAKKIKDTSIRLYTEAADYARRRGIIIADTKFEFGLDAKGQLVLMDEILTADSSRFWPADTYRVGSNPPSFDKQFLRDWLESVRIEGQPWNKAAPAPHLPDEIIQKTAEKYREAWQRLTQ
- a CDS encoding TerC family protein; its protein translation is MEFLAMIDWSVVIQIIIIDLLLGGDNAVVIALACRNLHPNQRKKGIIYGTAGAIILRVILVAFAVTLLQIPFLKLVGGALLLWIGYKLMVQHDEEEHNLDAPDKLFAAIKTIIVADIVMSLDNVLAIAGAAGQVDDASHQIGYVVFGLIVSVPIIIAGSKVVLFLIDRFPLIVTAGAGLLGWIAGGMMVTDPAIVKQFGEGMAGYSTIAGITGAVAVMAFGELMKRRAKSKSKAA
- a CDS encoding pilin, producing MHTHQEVKDDQRGFTLIEVMVVVAIIGILVAVAVPQYQDYIARGRVVEGLNLASSAKLAVTEAYASKGPSPMDRVTQESFSFTPTRSVKEIEILPSGAIAIDYQTSVAPDGKNSLILIPTNEPDVASPRAIDLSQSNLVTWSGGWSCRSEQTNLPAKLLPAECRVGK
- the moaC gene encoding cyclic pyranopterin monophosphate synthase MoaC; this encodes MNKLTHFDSSGQAHMVDVSDKASTHRVAIATGCIQMNPNTYELIESGGHKKGDVLGIARIAGIQAAKKTADLIPLCHPIALTHVSIEFRSDQSSHAIYCQARAETTGPTGVEMEALTATQIALLTIYDMCKAVDRGMVMSDIKLLEKSGGKSGDWKAS
- the pyk gene encoding pyruvate kinase produces the protein MQRATKIIATLGPASEKPEVLRDMIRAGLNVVRLNFSHGTVADHQARYDLVRQISKELDREVGIMADLQGPKIRVGKFANGKVILQEGARFILDVNCELGNEERVGLDYKNLPNDVEAGDRLLLNDGLIVLVVDQVKGGEIYTRVESGGPLSNNKGINRAGGGLTAPALTEKDIADLDAAISMGIDFLAISFPKDGADMAYARKLADAASAKHGKGKARLIAKVERAEAIVTEALQSIIDESDGIMVARGDLAIEVGNPAVPALQKRMIRMALDANKFTITATQMMESMISAPVPTRAEVSDVANAVLDGTDAVMLSAESATGQFPVKTIEQMAAICIEAEKSEVVHLDTDFLDQRFERIDQAIALGALFTAHHLNATAIAALTDSGSTPIWMSRHNIRVPIFALTSRVETQRALSTYRNVRPFSIGKGADREVALLQVEERLKKLGVVKSGDTIVLTIGEPMDQPGGTNTLKIIKVR